In Haloplanus sp. XH21, the genomic stretch GGAGGAACTTAATCACGCCCAATTGTTGGGCAACCGGCTCAAGCAACTCGACGAGCGCCCGCCCGCGTCAGCCGATTTCGAAGCGCGACAAGAAAGTCTTCAGCCGCCGGAGGACAGTACCGACGTCGTGTCGGTCATTGACGGCGTCTTGGATGCCGAAGAAGACGCCATCCAGATGTATCGTGACCTCATTACAGCCGCGACTGATGCCGATGACCCAGTCACAGAAGATCTCGCCGTCACAATTCTAAGTGACGAAGAAGCCCACCGTACGGAGTTCCGTGGATTCAGACGCGAATACAAACAGGACTGAACAGACTACCGACAGACTCACGGTCCTTGGAGCGTTGTTAAACCCCAGATTTTGACTTTCTATGGAGAGAGGGTAA encodes the following:
- a CDS encoding ferritin-like domain-containing protein, producing MTSERVTELLQRAYSDEIETVMNYLTNSIVLDGVSAEEVKQSLEADVQEELNHAQLLGNRLKQLDERPPASADFEARQESLQPPEDSTDVVSVIDGVLDAEEDAIQMYRDLITAATDADDPVTEDLAVTILSDEEAHRTEFRGFRREYKQD